DNA sequence from the Actinacidiphila yeochonensis CN732 genome:
CGCGCGCCTCGGCGAGGGCGTCCTCCGCCTCCTTGCGCAGCACCAGCGACGGCGGCAGGAAGGACAGGCCCTCCCGCCGCATCTTGTCCTTGACCCACCACAGTTCGTCGTAGGCGGCTCCGGACGACGGGAGCGGCTTGCCCAGCCCGGCCAGCCCCTCGAAGGCGCCGCGCTGCTCCGCCTCCCGGATCTGCCGGTCCGCCCACGTCTCGAAGGGGACGCCGGGCGGCTTCCGTTCGGTCATGCGGACTCCTCACCCCTCGTGATCCGCAGAGTTCCCCTCCGAGGTTAACAACCCGCCCGTCCCTCCGGCAGGGTCCCGTGGCCCCTCTCCCGTTCCCGGGGCGGCCCGGTGGTGAGGGGGCGCCTCAGCCCAGCGGCGGCATGAAGACGGCGCGGGCGGCGAGG
Encoded proteins:
- a CDS encoding DnaJ family domain-containing protein — protein: MTERKPPGVPFETWADRQIREAEQRGAFEGLAGLGKPLPSSGAAYDELWWVKDKMRREGLSFLPPSLVLRKEAEDALAEARAAGTEVQVRRVLEKVNERIREAIRRPPEGPPLNLAPFDVEQIVAEWREGRAEGGPAAS